Proteins encoded by one window of Cannabis sativa cultivar Pink pepper isolate KNU-18-1 chromosome 4, ASM2916894v1, whole genome shotgun sequence:
- the LOC115713985 gene encoding DNA topoisomerase 3-alpha isoform X3 has translation MSGGRSSIRVLNVAEKPSVAKSVATILSGNQGLRVRDGRSRYNRIFEFPYTINGQSTNMLVTSVTGHLMELEFEDRFRKWHSCDPAQLFQAPVRKFVPSDKLDIKKTLEEEARRCQWLVLWLDCDREGENIAFEVVQVCTAVNPHLTVRRAHFSALIDRDIHEAAQNLVPPNKFFADAVDARQEIDLRIGASFTRFQTMLLRDAFVIDAGNDERNLVLSYGPCQFPTLGFVVERYWEVQSHEPEEFWVINCSHKSDEGISTFNWMRGHLFDYTCTVVIYEMCVQEPTATVTNVRKQEKLKYPPHPLNTIELEKRASRYFRMSSEHTMKVAEDLYQAGFISYPRTETDSFSQRTNLHAIVEEQQGHPVWGSYAQRLLDPGAGIWRNPSNGGHDDKAHPPIHPTKFSAGERSWSQDHLRLYELVVRHFLACVSQPAVGAETTVDIDIAGELFSASGRVILAKNYLDVYCFESWGGSLIPSYVLGQQFVPTSLTLDSGVTRPPPLLSEADLLSCMDKEGIGTDATMHDHIKKLLDRFYATKDANTRFSPTNLGEALVMGYDDMGYQLWKPYLRAVMERDMKAVSEGAKSKDEVLETCLHQMKSCFLDARLNKVKLLQAMEIFFERSNRPAGEEQHTSREVIRPCGLCQESNMVLKQNRDGNFMVGCLGYPQCRNVVWLPGSVSEAAVTTNICNSCTPGPVYLIQFKFRRLEIPPDYNASHLGCIGGCDEILKQLIEICGTGNRTSV, from the exons ATGTCCGGCGGGCGTAGCAGCATCAGAGTTCTCAACGTGGCCGAAAAGCCATCCGTTGCGAAGTCGGTAGCGACCATTCTGTCTGGGAACCAAGGGCTTCGAGTGAGGGACGGCCGTTCTCGATACAATAGGATATTCGAGTTCCCTTACACCATCAATGGCCAATCCACAAATATGCTCGTCACCTCTGTCACCGGCCACCTTATGGAGCTCGAATTCGAAGACCGCTTTCGAAAATGGCATTCCTGCGATCCCGCCCAACTTTTCCAGGCTCCTGTACGCAAATTTGTTCCCAGTGACAAACTCGATATCAAGAAGACGCTCGAGGAGGAAGCCCGGAGGTGCCAATGGCTCGTCCTCTGGCTTGATTGCGACCGTGAAGGAGAGAATATCGCTTTCGAAGTCGTTCAAGTTTGCACCGCTGTTAATCCTCATCTTACTGTTAGGAGAGCCCATTTCTCTGCATTGATTGATAG AGACATTCACGAGGCTGCTCAGAATCTTGTTCCGCCTAATAAATTTTTTGCAGACGCAGTGGATGCTCGGCAA GAAATAGATCTTCGTATTGGGGCTTCTTTTACGAGGTTTCAGACTATGTTGTTGAGAGATGCATTTGTTATTGATGCTGGTAATGATGAGAGAAACCTTGTTCTAAGTTATGGTCCTTGTCAG TTTCCTACACTTGGATTCGTCGTTGAACGGTATTGGGAAGTACAATCACATGAGCCAGAAGAATTCTGGGTCATCAACTGTTCACACAAATCTGATGAAGGCATTTCAACTTTCAATTGGAT GCGTGGTCATTTGTTTGATTACACTTGTACTGTGGTAATTTATGAGATGTGTGTCCAGGAGCCGACTGCAACT GTCACAAACGTTAGAAAGCAGGAGAAGCTTAAGTATCCTCCACATCCTTTGAACACTATTGAGCTTGAAAAGCGTGCTTCACGATACTTTCGCATGAGTTCTGAACATACCATGAAG GTGGCAGAAGATCTTTACCAAGCAGGTTTTATTAGTTATCCTCGCACAGAGACTGATTCTTTTTCTCAGAGGACTAATTTGCAT GCTATAGTAGAAGAACAACAAGGGCATCCTGTTTGGGGATCATATGCACAAAGATTATTAGACCCTGGTGCTGGAATTTGGAGAAACCCTAGTAATGGTGGACATGATGACAAGGCTCATCCACCAATCCATCCAACAAAGTTCTCTGCTGGAGAACGATCATGGAGTCAAGATCACCTT AGGTTGTACGAACTAGTTGTTCGCCATTTCCTGGCATGTGTCTCACAGCCAGCTGTAGGGGCTGAAACTACTGTTGACATTGATATCGCTGGAGAATTGTTCTCTGCATCAGGGAGGGTCATACTAGCA AAAAACTACTTGGATGTATATTGCTTTGAATCTTGGGGAGGTTCACTGATACCAAGTTATGTTTTGGGACAACAG TTTGTTCCTACATCGTTGACTCTTGATTCAGGAGTCACTAGACCACCACCACTTTTGAGTGAAGCTGATTTACTGAGTTGCATGGACAAG GAGGGCATTGGTACTGATGCAACAATGCATGATCACATAAAAAAGCTGCTGGATCGATTTTATGCAACCAAGGATGCAAACACTCGTTTCTCTCCCACCAATCTT GGTGAGGCACTAGTTATGGGATATGATGACATGGG GTATCAATTATGGAAGCCATATCTCAGAGCTGTTATGGAGCGTGACATGAAAGCTGTTAGTGAAGGTGCAAAAAGCAAAGATGAAGTTTTAGAAACTTGTTTGCATCAGATGAAATCCTGCTTTTTAGAT GCAAGGCTGAACAAAGTTAAACTCTTGCAAGCCATGgaaattttctttgagag ATCTAATAGACCTGCTGGAGAGGAGCAGCATACATCTAGAGAAGTTATCCGACCGTGTGGACTTTGCCAGGAATCAAACATGGTGCTTAAACAAAACCGG GATGGCAATTTCATGGTTGGATGCTTAGGTTATCCTCAG TGCAGGAATGTTGTGTGGCTTCCTGGATCAGTATCTGAAGCAGCTGTAACAACCAACATTTGCAACTCGTGCACTCCAG GTCCAGTTTACTTGATTCAGTTTAAGTTTCGCCGGCTGGAAATTCCTCCTGACTACAATGCTAGCCATTTGG GTTGCATTGGAGGCTGTGATGAGATTCTTAAACAGTTAATTGAAATTTGTGGAACCGGTAACCGGACGTCag TTTAA
- the LOC115713985 gene encoding DNA topoisomerase 3-alpha isoform X2: protein MSGGRSSIRVLNVAEKPSVAKSVATILSGNQGLRVRDGRSRYNRIFEFPYTINGQSTNMLVTSVTGHLMELEFEDRFRKWHSCDPAQLFQAPVRKFVPSDKLDIKKTLEEEARRCQWLVLWLDCDREGENIAFEVVQVCTAVNPHLTVRRAHFSALIDRDIHEAAQNLVPPNKFFADAVDARQEIDLRIGASFTRFQTMLLRDAFVIDAGNDERNLVLSYGPCQFPTLGFVVERYWEVQSHEPEEFWVINCSHKSDEGISTFNWMRGHLFDYTCTVVIYEMCVQEPTATVTNVRKQEKLKYPPHPLNTIELEKRASRYFRMSSEHTMKVAEDLYQAGFISYPRTETDSFSQRTNLHAIVEEQQGHPVWGSYAQRLLDPGAGIWRNPSNGGHDDKAHPPIHPTKFSAGERSWSQDHLRLYELVVRHFLACVSQPAVGAETTVDIDIAGELFSASGRVILAFVPTSLTLDSGVTRPPPLLSEADLLSCMDKEGIGTDATMHDHIKKLLDRFYATKDANTRFSPTNLGEALVMGYDDMGYQLWKPYLRAVMERDMKAVSEGAKSKDEVLETCLHQMKSCFLDARLNKVKLLQAMEIFFERSNRPAGEEQHTSREVIRPCGLCQESNMVLKQNRDGNFMVGCLGYPQCRNVVWLPGSVSEAAVTTNICNSCTPGPVYLIQFKFRRLEIPPDYNASHLGCIGGCDEILKQLIEICGTGNRTSARGRVPTASSGSAQQSNSRQGACIYCHQGGHSSTDCPSQFSGHQGARSRGRNVQQSDESTISCDICGAPCALRTANTANNRGRKFYSCQSQECNFFVWEDSLNNGSVGRSGQRSTMRASASNSRQGSGRGRGGRGAARGAGVTFVSATGDPVSGRRCFVCGDPSHFANNCPNRGN from the exons ATGTCCGGCGGGCGTAGCAGCATCAGAGTTCTCAACGTGGCCGAAAAGCCATCCGTTGCGAAGTCGGTAGCGACCATTCTGTCTGGGAACCAAGGGCTTCGAGTGAGGGACGGCCGTTCTCGATACAATAGGATATTCGAGTTCCCTTACACCATCAATGGCCAATCCACAAATATGCTCGTCACCTCTGTCACCGGCCACCTTATGGAGCTCGAATTCGAAGACCGCTTTCGAAAATGGCATTCCTGCGATCCCGCCCAACTTTTCCAGGCTCCTGTACGCAAATTTGTTCCCAGTGACAAACTCGATATCAAGAAGACGCTCGAGGAGGAAGCCCGGAGGTGCCAATGGCTCGTCCTCTGGCTTGATTGCGACCGTGAAGGAGAGAATATCGCTTTCGAAGTCGTTCAAGTTTGCACCGCTGTTAATCCTCATCTTACTGTTAGGAGAGCCCATTTCTCTGCATTGATTGATAG AGACATTCACGAGGCTGCTCAGAATCTTGTTCCGCCTAATAAATTTTTTGCAGACGCAGTGGATGCTCGGCAA GAAATAGATCTTCGTATTGGGGCTTCTTTTACGAGGTTTCAGACTATGTTGTTGAGAGATGCATTTGTTATTGATGCTGGTAATGATGAGAGAAACCTTGTTCTAAGTTATGGTCCTTGTCAG TTTCCTACACTTGGATTCGTCGTTGAACGGTATTGGGAAGTACAATCACATGAGCCAGAAGAATTCTGGGTCATCAACTGTTCACACAAATCTGATGAAGGCATTTCAACTTTCAATTGGAT GCGTGGTCATTTGTTTGATTACACTTGTACTGTGGTAATTTATGAGATGTGTGTCCAGGAGCCGACTGCAACT GTCACAAACGTTAGAAAGCAGGAGAAGCTTAAGTATCCTCCACATCCTTTGAACACTATTGAGCTTGAAAAGCGTGCTTCACGATACTTTCGCATGAGTTCTGAACATACCATGAAG GTGGCAGAAGATCTTTACCAAGCAGGTTTTATTAGTTATCCTCGCACAGAGACTGATTCTTTTTCTCAGAGGACTAATTTGCAT GCTATAGTAGAAGAACAACAAGGGCATCCTGTTTGGGGATCATATGCACAAAGATTATTAGACCCTGGTGCTGGAATTTGGAGAAACCCTAGTAATGGTGGACATGATGACAAGGCTCATCCACCAATCCATCCAACAAAGTTCTCTGCTGGAGAACGATCATGGAGTCAAGATCACCTT AGGTTGTACGAACTAGTTGTTCGCCATTTCCTGGCATGTGTCTCACAGCCAGCTGTAGGGGCTGAAACTACTGTTGACATTGATATCGCTGGAGAATTGTTCTCTGCATCAGGGAGGGTCATACTAGCA TTTGTTCCTACATCGTTGACTCTTGATTCAGGAGTCACTAGACCACCACCACTTTTGAGTGAAGCTGATTTACTGAGTTGCATGGACAAG GAGGGCATTGGTACTGATGCAACAATGCATGATCACATAAAAAAGCTGCTGGATCGATTTTATGCAACCAAGGATGCAAACACTCGTTTCTCTCCCACCAATCTT GGTGAGGCACTAGTTATGGGATATGATGACATGGG GTATCAATTATGGAAGCCATATCTCAGAGCTGTTATGGAGCGTGACATGAAAGCTGTTAGTGAAGGTGCAAAAAGCAAAGATGAAGTTTTAGAAACTTGTTTGCATCAGATGAAATCCTGCTTTTTAGAT GCAAGGCTGAACAAAGTTAAACTCTTGCAAGCCATGgaaattttctttgagag ATCTAATAGACCTGCTGGAGAGGAGCAGCATACATCTAGAGAAGTTATCCGACCGTGTGGACTTTGCCAGGAATCAAACATGGTGCTTAAACAAAACCGG GATGGCAATTTCATGGTTGGATGCTTAGGTTATCCTCAG TGCAGGAATGTTGTGTGGCTTCCTGGATCAGTATCTGAAGCAGCTGTAACAACCAACATTTGCAACTCGTGCACTCCAG GTCCAGTTTACTTGATTCAGTTTAAGTTTCGCCGGCTGGAAATTCCTCCTGACTACAATGCTAGCCATTTGG GTTGCATTGGAGGCTGTGATGAGATTCTTAAACAGTTAATTGAAATTTGTGGAACCGGTAACCGGACGTCag CAAGAGGGCGAGTACCCACTGCATCATCAGGCAGTGCCCAACAAAGTAATAGTCGACAAGGTGCTTGCATATACTGTCATCAGGGTGGGCATTCTTCAACTGATTGCCCTTCCCAGTTTTCAGGCCATCAAGGGGCTAGATCACGTGGAAGGAACGTGCAGCAGAGTG ATGAATCCACAATCTCATGTGATATTTGCGGAGCACCATGTGCTTTGCGGACTGCCAATACAGCAAATAACAGAGGACGGAAGTTCTACTCATGCCAGTCGCAAGAATGCAACTTCTTTGT GTGGGAGGATAGCCTCAATAATGGTTCTGTAGGAAGAAGTGGCCAGCGTTCAACCATGAGAGCCTCGGCATCTAATTCAAGGCAGGGCAGTGGTCGGGGCAGGGGTGGCCGTGGAGCAGCACGTGGTGCTGGTGTAACTTTTGTGTCAGCAACTGGTGATCCAGTTTCTGGTAGAAGGTGTTTTGTTTGCGGTGATCCTTCACATTTTGCAAATAACTGCCCCAATCGTGGTAACTGA
- the LOC115713985 gene encoding DNA topoisomerase 3-alpha isoform X1, which yields MSGGRSSIRVLNVAEKPSVAKSVATILSGNQGLRVRDGRSRYNRIFEFPYTINGQSTNMLVTSVTGHLMELEFEDRFRKWHSCDPAQLFQAPVRKFVPSDKLDIKKTLEEEARRCQWLVLWLDCDREGENIAFEVVQVCTAVNPHLTVRRAHFSALIDRDIHEAAQNLVPPNKFFADAVDARQEIDLRIGASFTRFQTMLLRDAFVIDAGNDERNLVLSYGPCQFPTLGFVVERYWEVQSHEPEEFWVINCSHKSDEGISTFNWMRGHLFDYTCTVVIYEMCVQEPTATVTNVRKQEKLKYPPHPLNTIELEKRASRYFRMSSEHTMKVAEDLYQAGFISYPRTETDSFSQRTNLHAIVEEQQGHPVWGSYAQRLLDPGAGIWRNPSNGGHDDKAHPPIHPTKFSAGERSWSQDHLRLYELVVRHFLACVSQPAVGAETTVDIDIAGELFSASGRVILAKNYLDVYCFESWGGSLIPSYVLGQQFVPTSLTLDSGVTRPPPLLSEADLLSCMDKEGIGTDATMHDHIKKLLDRFYATKDANTRFSPTNLGEALVMGYDDMGYQLWKPYLRAVMERDMKAVSEGAKSKDEVLETCLHQMKSCFLDARLNKVKLLQAMEIFFERSNRPAGEEQHTSREVIRPCGLCQESNMVLKQNRDGNFMVGCLGYPQCRNVVWLPGSVSEAAVTTNICNSCTPGPVYLIQFKFRRLEIPPDYNASHLGCIGGCDEILKQLIEICGTGNRTSARGRVPTASSGSAQQSNSRQGACIYCHQGGHSSTDCPSQFSGHQGARSRGRNVQQSDESTISCDICGAPCALRTANTANNRGRKFYSCQSQECNFFVWEDSLNNGSVGRSGQRSTMRASASNSRQGSGRGRGGRGAARGAGVTFVSATGDPVSGRRCFVCGDPSHFANNCPNRGN from the exons ATGTCCGGCGGGCGTAGCAGCATCAGAGTTCTCAACGTGGCCGAAAAGCCATCCGTTGCGAAGTCGGTAGCGACCATTCTGTCTGGGAACCAAGGGCTTCGAGTGAGGGACGGCCGTTCTCGATACAATAGGATATTCGAGTTCCCTTACACCATCAATGGCCAATCCACAAATATGCTCGTCACCTCTGTCACCGGCCACCTTATGGAGCTCGAATTCGAAGACCGCTTTCGAAAATGGCATTCCTGCGATCCCGCCCAACTTTTCCAGGCTCCTGTACGCAAATTTGTTCCCAGTGACAAACTCGATATCAAGAAGACGCTCGAGGAGGAAGCCCGGAGGTGCCAATGGCTCGTCCTCTGGCTTGATTGCGACCGTGAAGGAGAGAATATCGCTTTCGAAGTCGTTCAAGTTTGCACCGCTGTTAATCCTCATCTTACTGTTAGGAGAGCCCATTTCTCTGCATTGATTGATAG AGACATTCACGAGGCTGCTCAGAATCTTGTTCCGCCTAATAAATTTTTTGCAGACGCAGTGGATGCTCGGCAA GAAATAGATCTTCGTATTGGGGCTTCTTTTACGAGGTTTCAGACTATGTTGTTGAGAGATGCATTTGTTATTGATGCTGGTAATGATGAGAGAAACCTTGTTCTAAGTTATGGTCCTTGTCAG TTTCCTACACTTGGATTCGTCGTTGAACGGTATTGGGAAGTACAATCACATGAGCCAGAAGAATTCTGGGTCATCAACTGTTCACACAAATCTGATGAAGGCATTTCAACTTTCAATTGGAT GCGTGGTCATTTGTTTGATTACACTTGTACTGTGGTAATTTATGAGATGTGTGTCCAGGAGCCGACTGCAACT GTCACAAACGTTAGAAAGCAGGAGAAGCTTAAGTATCCTCCACATCCTTTGAACACTATTGAGCTTGAAAAGCGTGCTTCACGATACTTTCGCATGAGTTCTGAACATACCATGAAG GTGGCAGAAGATCTTTACCAAGCAGGTTTTATTAGTTATCCTCGCACAGAGACTGATTCTTTTTCTCAGAGGACTAATTTGCAT GCTATAGTAGAAGAACAACAAGGGCATCCTGTTTGGGGATCATATGCACAAAGATTATTAGACCCTGGTGCTGGAATTTGGAGAAACCCTAGTAATGGTGGACATGATGACAAGGCTCATCCACCAATCCATCCAACAAAGTTCTCTGCTGGAGAACGATCATGGAGTCAAGATCACCTT AGGTTGTACGAACTAGTTGTTCGCCATTTCCTGGCATGTGTCTCACAGCCAGCTGTAGGGGCTGAAACTACTGTTGACATTGATATCGCTGGAGAATTGTTCTCTGCATCAGGGAGGGTCATACTAGCA AAAAACTACTTGGATGTATATTGCTTTGAATCTTGGGGAGGTTCACTGATACCAAGTTATGTTTTGGGACAACAG TTTGTTCCTACATCGTTGACTCTTGATTCAGGAGTCACTAGACCACCACCACTTTTGAGTGAAGCTGATTTACTGAGTTGCATGGACAAG GAGGGCATTGGTACTGATGCAACAATGCATGATCACATAAAAAAGCTGCTGGATCGATTTTATGCAACCAAGGATGCAAACACTCGTTTCTCTCCCACCAATCTT GGTGAGGCACTAGTTATGGGATATGATGACATGGG GTATCAATTATGGAAGCCATATCTCAGAGCTGTTATGGAGCGTGACATGAAAGCTGTTAGTGAAGGTGCAAAAAGCAAAGATGAAGTTTTAGAAACTTGTTTGCATCAGATGAAATCCTGCTTTTTAGAT GCAAGGCTGAACAAAGTTAAACTCTTGCAAGCCATGgaaattttctttgagag ATCTAATAGACCTGCTGGAGAGGAGCAGCATACATCTAGAGAAGTTATCCGACCGTGTGGACTTTGCCAGGAATCAAACATGGTGCTTAAACAAAACCGG GATGGCAATTTCATGGTTGGATGCTTAGGTTATCCTCAG TGCAGGAATGTTGTGTGGCTTCCTGGATCAGTATCTGAAGCAGCTGTAACAACCAACATTTGCAACTCGTGCACTCCAG GTCCAGTTTACTTGATTCAGTTTAAGTTTCGCCGGCTGGAAATTCCTCCTGACTACAATGCTAGCCATTTGG GTTGCATTGGAGGCTGTGATGAGATTCTTAAACAGTTAATTGAAATTTGTGGAACCGGTAACCGGACGTCag CAAGAGGGCGAGTACCCACTGCATCATCAGGCAGTGCCCAACAAAGTAATAGTCGACAAGGTGCTTGCATATACTGTCATCAGGGTGGGCATTCTTCAACTGATTGCCCTTCCCAGTTTTCAGGCCATCAAGGGGCTAGATCACGTGGAAGGAACGTGCAGCAGAGTG ATGAATCCACAATCTCATGTGATATTTGCGGAGCACCATGTGCTTTGCGGACTGCCAATACAGCAAATAACAGAGGACGGAAGTTCTACTCATGCCAGTCGCAAGAATGCAACTTCTTTGT GTGGGAGGATAGCCTCAATAATGGTTCTGTAGGAAGAAGTGGCCAGCGTTCAACCATGAGAGCCTCGGCATCTAATTCAAGGCAGGGCAGTGGTCGGGGCAGGGGTGGCCGTGGAGCAGCACGTGGTGCTGGTGTAACTTTTGTGTCAGCAACTGGTGATCCAGTTTCTGGTAGAAGGTGTTTTGTTTGCGGTGATCCTTCACATTTTGCAAATAACTGCCCCAATCGTGGTAACTGA